In one window of Onychomys torridus chromosome 5, mOncTor1.1, whole genome shotgun sequence DNA:
- the Misp3 gene encoding uncharacterized protein MISP3 isoform X1 codes for METPIQREIRRSCEREQSLRRSRGLSPGRAGEELIELRVRPVLSRPGPGPQLPRALERARAGAKMQRDIEREAHRQAALASPAAPQPGARRRPQPLDELKRFFEAAAEDGGGLQQRPEAGGRPHPAVQDGCPALGQSPPLVSLSLLEQEVRQVRERERELQLQRRSIYGAAEVQEPAPSLTPSRGDGKLAVIWPPRRRASENGLEKERRP; via the exons ATGGAGACGCCCATCCAGCGCGAAATCCGCCGCAGCTGCGAGCGCGAGCAGAGCCTGCGCCGGAGCCGGGGTCTGAGTCCCGGCCGTGCCGGCGAGGAACTCATCGAGTTGCGCGTGCGGCCGGTGCTGAGCCGGCCCGGCCCCGGCCCCCAGCTGCCGCGCGCCCTGGAGCGCGCTCGGGCGGGCGCGAAGATGCAACGGGACATCGAACGCGAGGCTCACAGGCAGGCGGCGCTGGCGAGTCCCGCGGCTCCGCAGCCCGGCGCCCGGCGGCGGCCACAGCCGCTGGACGAACTCAAGCGCTTCTTTGAGGCTGCAGCGGAGGACGGCGGGGGCTTGCAGCAGCGGCCTGAGGCGGGAGGCCGGCCACACCCCGCCGTTCAGGACGGCTGCCCGGCGCTGGGGCAGTCGCCGCCGCTTGTTTCCCTGTCACTGCTGGAGCAGGAGGTGCGCCAGGTGCGCGAACGCGAACGGGAGCTGCAGTTGCAGCGGCGCAGCATCTACGGGGCCGCTGAGGTCCAGGAGCCAGCGCCAAGCCTCACCC CGAGCAGGGGAGACGGAAAGTTGGCGGTGATCTGGCCCCCGCGGAGACGGGCCTCGGAGAACGGCCTGGAGAAG GAGCGTAGACCCTGA
- the Misp3 gene encoding uncharacterized protein MISP3 isoform X2, with the protein METPIQREIRRSCEREQSLRRSRGLSPGRAGEELIELRVRPVLSRPGPGPQLPRALERARAGAKMQRDIEREAHRQAALASPAAPQPGARRRPQPLDELKRFFEAAAEDGGGLQQRPEAGGRPHPAVQDGCPALGQSPPLVSLSLLEQEVRQVRERERELQLQRRSIYGAAEVQEPAPSLTPSRGDGKLAVIWPPRRRASENGLEK; encoded by the exons ATGGAGACGCCCATCCAGCGCGAAATCCGCCGCAGCTGCGAGCGCGAGCAGAGCCTGCGCCGGAGCCGGGGTCTGAGTCCCGGCCGTGCCGGCGAGGAACTCATCGAGTTGCGCGTGCGGCCGGTGCTGAGCCGGCCCGGCCCCGGCCCCCAGCTGCCGCGCGCCCTGGAGCGCGCTCGGGCGGGCGCGAAGATGCAACGGGACATCGAACGCGAGGCTCACAGGCAGGCGGCGCTGGCGAGTCCCGCGGCTCCGCAGCCCGGCGCCCGGCGGCGGCCACAGCCGCTGGACGAACTCAAGCGCTTCTTTGAGGCTGCAGCGGAGGACGGCGGGGGCTTGCAGCAGCGGCCTGAGGCGGGAGGCCGGCCACACCCCGCCGTTCAGGACGGCTGCCCGGCGCTGGGGCAGTCGCCGCCGCTTGTTTCCCTGTCACTGCTGGAGCAGGAGGTGCGCCAGGTGCGCGAACGCGAACGGGAGCTGCAGTTGCAGCGGCGCAGCATCTACGGGGCCGCTGAGGTCCAGGAGCCAGCGCCAAGCCTCACCC CGAGCAGGGGAGACGGAAAGTTGGCGGTGATCTGGCCCCCGCGGAGACGGGCCTCGGAGAACGGCCTGGAGAAG TAG